Proteins from a single region of Pseudarthrobacter sp. NIBRBAC000502772:
- the glmM gene encoding phosphoglucosamine mutase: MSRLFGTDGVRGLANGLLTAELAMNLAQAAAVVLGHDRNTSGTRPRAVVARDPRASGEFIAAAVEAGLSSSGIDVYDAGVLPTPAAAYLVADLDADFGVMISASHNPAPDNGIKFFARGGQKLPDDVENAIEEQMGKEPQRPVGSDVGRIQRFSDAEDRYIVHLLQTLPHRLDGLKVVLDCAHGAASGCSPQVFKDAGADVIVIGAEPDGHNINDGVGSTHLGPLKAAVLKHGADLGIAHDGDADRCLAVDHEGTEVDGDQIMAILAVALKASGKLIDDVLVATVMSNLGLKIALRQAGITIRETGVGDRYVLEEMRDGGYNLGGEQSGHVIFADYATTGDGVLTGLQIAAQVALTGRPLKQLATVMTKLPQVLINVKGVDRTRVGSSDALAQAVVLAETELGDNGRVLLRPSGTEPVVRVMVEAGDEATAHSIAERLAQVVRTELALELVTD, translated from the coding sequence ATGTCTAGATTATTTGGAACAGATGGTGTCCGGGGCCTGGCTAACGGCCTGTTGACTGCCGAGCTGGCGATGAACCTGGCCCAGGCGGCCGCCGTCGTGCTTGGTCATGACCGCAATACCAGTGGCACCCGGCCCCGCGCCGTAGTGGCACGCGACCCGCGCGCCAGCGGGGAGTTCATCGCCGCCGCCGTCGAGGCAGGGCTGTCCAGTTCGGGTATCGACGTCTACGACGCCGGGGTTCTCCCGACGCCGGCCGCGGCCTACCTCGTGGCAGACCTCGACGCCGACTTCGGCGTCATGATCTCGGCCTCCCACAATCCTGCCCCTGATAACGGGATCAAGTTCTTCGCGCGCGGCGGCCAGAAGCTTCCTGATGACGTGGAGAACGCCATCGAGGAGCAGATGGGCAAGGAGCCGCAGCGGCCCGTCGGCAGCGATGTTGGACGGATCCAGCGCTTCTCCGATGCTGAGGACCGCTACATCGTCCACCTCCTGCAGACGCTCCCGCACCGACTCGACGGCCTGAAGGTAGTCCTGGACTGCGCCCACGGCGCCGCCAGCGGCTGCTCGCCCCAGGTCTTCAAGGACGCCGGCGCCGACGTTATCGTGATCGGCGCCGAGCCGGACGGCCACAACATCAATGACGGCGTGGGCTCCACCCATCTCGGTCCGCTCAAAGCCGCCGTGCTGAAGCACGGAGCCGACCTCGGCATCGCCCACGACGGCGACGCCGACCGTTGCCTCGCCGTGGACCACGAAGGCACAGAGGTGGACGGCGACCAGATCATGGCGATCCTGGCCGTCGCCCTCAAAGCCTCAGGCAAGCTCATCGACGACGTCCTGGTGGCCACCGTGATGAGCAACCTCGGTCTCAAGATCGCACTGCGCCAAGCAGGCATCACGATCCGCGAAACAGGTGTCGGGGACCGCTACGTCCTTGAGGAGATGCGCGACGGCGGATACAACCTCGGCGGCGAGCAGTCCGGCCACGTGATCTTCGCTGACTACGCCACTACAGGCGACGGCGTCCTCACCGGGCTCCAGATTGCCGCGCAGGTCGCCCTGACCGGCCGGCCGCTCAAGCAGCTCGCCACAGTGATGACCAAGCTCCCGCAGGTACTCATCAACGTCAAGGGCGTTGACCGCACCCGCGTGGGTAGTTCCGACGCGCTGGCGCAGGCCGTGGTCCTGGCCGAAACCGAGCTGGGCGATAACGGACGTGTCCTGCTCCGCCCCTCAGGCACCGAACCTGTAGTGCGGGTAATGGTGGAAGCAGGGGATGAGGCAACAGCCCACTCCATCGCTGAACGCCTGGCCCAGGTTGTCCGCACCGAGCTCGCGCTCGAGCTGGTCACCGACTGA
- the rpsI gene encoding 30S ribosomal protein S9 produces the protein MAQNEETTEAVVAEENPTSYTSESGPAEAEAPKKERPALTVAGAAVGRRKEAVARVRIVPGTGKWTINGRALDNYFPNKLHQQDVNEPFKILDLDGAYDVIARIHGGGISGQAGALRLGIARSLNEIDTENNRATLKKAGYLRRDARVIERKKAGLKKARKAQQYSKR, from the coding sequence GTGGCTCAGAACGAAGAGACCACCGAGGCCGTTGTGGCTGAGGAAAACCCGACCAGCTACACCTCGGAGAGCGGTCCTGCGGAAGCAGAAGCGCCGAAGAAGGAACGCCCGGCACTGACCGTTGCCGGCGCCGCAGTTGGCCGTCGCAAGGAAGCTGTTGCCCGCGTGCGCATCGTCCCCGGCACCGGCAAGTGGACCATCAACGGCCGCGCGCTGGACAACTACTTCCCGAACAAGCTGCACCAGCAGGACGTCAACGAGCCCTTCAAGATCCTCGATCTTGATGGTGCCTACGACGTCATCGCCCGCATCCACGGTGGCGGCATCTCCGGCCAGGCCGGTGCCCTGCGCCTCGGCATCGCCCGTTCACTGAACGAGATCGACACCGAGAACAACCGCGCCACCCTGAAGAAGGCCGGTTACCTGCGCCGTGACGCACGCGTCATCGAGCGTAAGAAGGCCGGTCTCAAGAAGGCCCGTAAGGCTCAGCAGTACTCCAAGCGCTAA
- the rplM gene encoding 50S ribosomal protein L13, whose product MRTYTPKPGDINRQWHVIDATDVVLGRLASQTAILLRGKHKATFASHMDMGDFVIIINAEKVALTGAKLEQKRAYRHSGYPGGLTSVNYAELLESNPVRAVEKAIKGMLPKNSLAAQQLGKLKVYRGAEHPHAAQQPKTFEISQVAQ is encoded by the coding sequence GTGCGTACGTACACCCCGAAGCCCGGCGATATCAACCGCCAGTGGCACGTCATTGACGCCACAGACGTTGTCCTTGGTCGTCTCGCGAGCCAGACCGCAATCCTGCTGCGCGGCAAGCACAAGGCCACCTTTGCGTCCCACATGGACATGGGCGACTTCGTCATCATCATCAACGCCGAGAAGGTAGCCCTGACCGGCGCCAAGCTGGAGCAGAAGCGCGCATACCGCCACTCCGGTTACCCGGGCGGCCTGACCTCCGTCAACTACGCGGAACTCCTGGAGTCCAACCCGGTCCGCGCCGTTGAGAAGGCCATCAAGGGCATGCTCCCCAAGAACTCCCTCGCTGCACAGCAGCTGGGCAAGCTGAAGGTGTACCGCGGTGCAGAGCACCCGCATGCCGCCCAGCAGCCCAAGACGTTCGAAATTTCCCAGGTCGCCCAGTAG
- a CDS encoding prepilin peptidase — protein MAVIGFLGLILSPVAELLIARLLPRVGPLPGMRTRITTAAITAALCAAFAFRADADAALPAFILLIVLGVQLARIDVALHLLPNPVVLSLLAGGLLCLVAATFSGQPWPDLVRAVVGAAILLVVYLILALISPASLGMGDVKLAAPVGLYLGYLGWSQLLYGGLLGFILNGLVTVLVVARNRKQRTSEVAHGPSMIGAAVGIGLVFF, from the coding sequence GTGGCCGTCATCGGCTTCTTGGGACTCATTCTCTCACCGGTGGCCGAGCTGCTCATTGCCAGACTTCTCCCCCGCGTCGGTCCACTGCCTGGCATGCGAACAAGGATCACGACGGCGGCGATCACCGCCGCGCTCTGCGCCGCCTTCGCATTCCGGGCCGACGCCGACGCCGCACTGCCGGCATTCATCCTTCTCATCGTTCTTGGCGTTCAACTGGCCAGAATTGATGTCGCACTGCATTTGTTGCCGAACCCTGTGGTTCTTTCCCTATTAGCAGGGGGCCTTTTGTGCCTCGTAGCGGCCACCTTTAGTGGGCAACCATGGCCTGACCTCGTGCGCGCAGTGGTCGGCGCCGCGATTCTCCTTGTCGTCTACCTGATTCTGGCTTTAATTTCGCCGGCGAGCCTTGGAATGGGCGACGTCAAGCTCGCGGCTCCAGTCGGCCTCTACTTGGGGTACCTAGGTTGGAGCCAGCTCCTCTACGGCGGCCTTCTGGGGTTCATTTTGAACGGCCTTGTTACCGTGCTTGTGGTGGCACGAAACCGCAAGCAACGCACGTCAGAGGTGGCTCATGGGCCGTCGATGATCGGCGCCGCCGTTGGCATAGGACTCGTGTTCTTCTAG
- a CDS encoding Flp family type IVb pilin, translating into MTSLMVSMMAFVAGVKDRLSSEKGATMVEYGLMVALIAVIVAVGAGILGIGINDLFVAVDGQLP; encoded by the coding sequence ATGACTTCTCTTATGGTCTCCATGATGGCTTTTGTTGCCGGCGTCAAGGATCGTCTCTCATCTGAAAAGGGAGCGACGATGGTGGAGTACGGCCTGATGGTCGCTCTCATCGCGGTCATCGTCGCAGTCGGCGCCGGCATCCTGGGCATTGGCATCAACGATCTGTTCGTGGCGGTTGACGGCCAGCTCCCGTAA
- a CDS encoding TadE/TadG family type IV pilus assembly protein: MKPKHKERGAVAVEMAVLLPLLLLILIGTMEFGRVFNVQNSLTQAAREGARHAAIHYNDADLDVGGTALAAAPSLAGLGVAVDDDADSCSPGANVTVTTSVTLGSLSGFLDAGFFGSPGIFPMALEGVGVMRCGG, encoded by the coding sequence TTGAAACCGAAACACAAAGAGCGCGGCGCAGTGGCGGTGGAGATGGCAGTTCTCCTCCCGCTACTCCTACTCATCCTTATTGGCACGATGGAATTCGGCCGCGTCTTCAACGTTCAGAATTCGTTGACCCAGGCCGCTCGTGAGGGCGCCCGCCATGCTGCCATCCACTACAACGACGCAGACCTTGATGTCGGAGGCACGGCATTGGCAGCAGCTCCATCCCTAGCAGGGCTGGGTGTAGCGGTTGACGACGATGCCGACAGCTGTTCCCCAGGAGCGAATGTGACTGTGACCACCAGCGTCACGCTTGGTTCCCTTTCTGGCTTTCTTGATGCCGGCTTCTTCGGATCTCCAGGTATCTTCCCAATGGCGCTCGAAGGAGTAGGAGTGATGAGATGCGGTGGCTGA